A section of the Neisseria dumasiana genome encodes:
- a CDS encoding DMT family transporter, producing the protein MMYLLFGMLFSLLWASAFIAGKYTLQTLEPLDMLSLRFLLAAALVFALCVWLTHKGADLGWRGKSLWLHGFLLGLTNYALYLGWSYTGLKTISPELVVLLVSTMPFVTAFVSSLITRQWSWLQWAAILLGFAGVYAVLSARMPQAGWDFGIVWTLMGMLALAAGTLIYRAVADKHHLLALTGVQNLFGGLLLLPFASPSGWAAAMHNSVFAWSLWYQVIVVSVVAMLMWFQLVRWLGPAHAAAFHLLNPIFATLLARLFFHIPLGWTDIAGTLLVVIALGMLNRQNIKQVEAAKRT; encoded by the coding sequence ATGATGTATCTGCTTTTCGGTATGCTGTTCAGCCTGTTATGGGCTTCGGCCTTTATTGCGGGCAAATACACCCTGCAAACGCTCGAGCCTTTAGACATGTTGAGTTTGCGTTTTTTGCTGGCGGCGGCATTGGTGTTTGCCTTGTGCGTGTGGCTGACGCACAAAGGCGCGGATTTGGGTTGGCGCGGCAAATCGTTGTGGCTGCACGGCTTTTTGCTGGGTTTGACGAATTACGCGCTCTACTTGGGCTGGTCTTACACCGGCTTGAAAACGATCTCGCCCGAACTGGTGGTGCTGCTGGTTTCGACCATGCCTTTTGTTACCGCGTTTGTGTCTTCCCTGATCACGCGGCAATGGTCGTGGCTGCAATGGGCGGCGATTTTGCTGGGTTTTGCGGGCGTGTATGCGGTTTTGTCGGCCAGAATGCCGCAAGCGGGCTGGGACTTCGGCATCGTGTGGACACTGATGGGCATGTTGGCCTTGGCCGCCGGCACGCTCATCTACCGCGCGGTGGCCGACAAACATCATCTGCTGGCCTTAACGGGCGTGCAAAATCTATTCGGCGGCCTGCTTCTGTTGCCCTTTGCCTCGCCTTCGGGCTGGGCGGCGGCGATGCACAACAGCGTATTTGCGTGGTCGCTGTGGTATCAGGTGATTGTGGTGTCGGTGGTGGCGATGCTGATGTGGTTTCAACTGGTGCGTTGGCTCGGCCCGGCGCATGCGGCGGCTTTCCATCTGCTCAACCCGATTTTCGCCACCTTGCTGGCACGGCTGTTTTTCCATATTCCGCTGGGTTGGACGGATATCGCCGGCACTTTGCTGGTGGTGATCGCGCTGGGCATGTTAAACCGGCAGAACATCAAGCAGGTCGAGGCAGCCAAACGCACTTAA
- a CDS encoding ArsR/SmtB family transcription factor codes for MSLAHHFAHTAHLIGHPSRALMLDALLGRDRLNVTELAEIAGITVQTASVHLDKLRRGGLVEMEAEGKNRLYRIGSPRVMDILQKLALLADKGKSRVEQPHQKLRICYGHMAGEMAVSISQSLCEAGLVVLDVAREHYEVTPAGMAWLDTLNINVANYPPHTHACLDWTEKTYHIAGWLGHEMMAAFAVRGYIEQPAHEVRALRLTESGKLYLAKLHKQA; via the coding sequence ATGTCGTTAGCCCATCATTTCGCCCACACAGCCCATTTGATCGGCCACCCCAGCCGTGCGCTGATGCTGGATGCCCTGTTGGGACGCGACCGCCTGAACGTAACCGAATTGGCAGAAATCGCCGGCATTACCGTTCAGACGGCCAGCGTGCATTTAGACAAACTCCGTCGCGGCGGTTTGGTGGAAATGGAAGCAGAGGGCAAAAACCGCCTCTACCGCATCGGCAGCCCGCGCGTGATGGACATCTTGCAGAAACTCGCCTTGCTCGCCGACAAAGGCAAAAGCCGTGTCGAGCAGCCGCACCAAAAACTGCGCATCTGCTACGGGCACATGGCGGGCGAAATGGCAGTCAGCATCAGCCAAAGCCTGTGCGAAGCCGGTTTGGTGGTGCTGGATGTGGCCCGCGAGCATTACGAAGTAACCCCCGCAGGCATGGCATGGCTGGATACGCTCAATATAAACGTGGCCAACTACCCGCCGCACACCCATGCCTGCTTGGATTGGACGGAAAAAACCTACCACATCGCAGGCTGGTTGGGGCACGAAATGATGGCCGCCTTTGCCGTGCGCGGCTATATTGAACAGCCCGCCCACGAAGTGCGCGCGTTAAGGCTGACGGAAAGCGGCAAGTTGTATTTGGCGAAATTACACAAGCAAGCTTGA
- a CDS encoding TonB-dependent receptor yields the protein MPTQISLRVIPALLLVTFPFGLHAETSGGVSDTYSAVLPTVQVVGQSDTNILKGYVNYDEAAATRNGQPVKEIPQSIDILNIQKNKNYGTNDLSSILEGNAGIDAAYDMRGESLFLRGFQADGNDIYRDGVRESGQVRRSTANIERVEILKGPASVLYGRTNGGGIINMVSRYANFKQNRTVGAAYGSYAARSLNLDINEVLNENVAVRLNGEIGKANSFRSGIDSKNAMLSPSVTLKLDNGLKWTGQYTYDRADRTPDRSPSRTIYEKAGISHRQGFAHPNDFVQDKLQIWRSNLEYAFNPNWHLQWQLAHRRASQDFDHFYGGTLDEATGRLKRNYAWQQTENKTLSSSTTLNGDFKIGLFDNHLTVGFDVSREERNPKLGYSRTFTKEVDPHNPLSWPPSGRLLPLSTNNRHKADSYGLFVQNIFSVTPDIKLVAGGRYDSYKINSSFIDNSSHRYRNHTFSPNLGAVWNLTPAHTLYAGYNKGFSPLGGRTYLGLSSADEKANSNISPEFSKQYEAGIKSSWLDNRLSTTLAAYQIERYNIRYRPDPVNSPYSWAVSGKHRSRGVELGALGQIAPKWYLRGSIGVMQAKVVEDTQNPQRVGRHLNNTSNITGNLFVRYTPTQNFYGELGVTGTGRRYYYANNTEAHIPGFARVDALAGWNRKNLNFTLAVNNLLNQKYWRSDAMPGAPRGVTARVNYRF from the coding sequence ATGCCAACCCAAATCAGTTTACGCGTTATTCCTGCTTTACTGCTCGTTACCTTTCCTTTCGGCCTACACGCAGAAACGTCGGGCGGGGTATCCGATACTTATTCTGCCGTTTTGCCTACCGTTCAGGTTGTCGGGCAATCCGACACCAATATCCTTAAGGGCTACGTCAATTACGATGAAGCCGCGGCTACCCGCAACGGGCAGCCGGTGAAAGAAATTCCGCAAAGCATCGATATTCTTAACATTCAAAAAAACAAAAACTACGGCACCAATGATTTGAGTTCGATTCTCGAAGGCAATGCCGGTATTGATGCCGCGTATGATATGCGCGGCGAAAGCCTGTTTTTGCGCGGTTTTCAAGCCGACGGCAATGATATTTACCGAGACGGCGTGCGCGAAAGCGGGCAGGTGCGCCGCAGCACGGCAAATATTGAGCGGGTGGAAATTCTCAAAGGCCCTGCATCGGTGCTTTACGGTCGCACCAACGGCGGCGGCATCATCAACATGGTCAGCAGATATGCCAACTTCAAACAAAACCGCACGGTAGGCGCGGCTTACGGCTCTTATGCCGCGCGCAGCCTGAATCTGGATATCAATGAAGTGCTGAACGAAAATGTTGCCGTCCGCTTGAACGGCGAAATCGGTAAAGCCAACTCTTTCCGTTCGGGCATCGACAGCAAAAACGCCATGCTTTCCCCCAGCGTTACGTTAAAACTCGACAATGGTTTGAAGTGGACGGGCCAATATACTTACGATCGTGCAGACCGCACGCCCGACCGCAGCCCTTCGCGCACGATTTATGAAAAAGCGGGGATTTCGCACCGCCAAGGATTTGCCCACCCTAACGATTTTGTACAAGACAAACTGCAAATATGGCGCTCCAACCTCGAATATGCCTTCAACCCCAACTGGCATCTGCAATGGCAGCTTGCCCACCGCCGCGCTTCGCAGGATTTCGACCATTTCTACGGCGGCACGCTTGACGAAGCAACAGGCCGTCTGAAACGCAATTACGCATGGCAGCAAACCGAGAACAAAACTTTGTCGAGCAGCACCACCCTCAACGGTGATTTTAAAATCGGCCTTTTCGACAACCACTTAACCGTCGGCTTCGACGTTTCGCGCGAAGAGCGCAACCCCAAACTGGGCTATTCGCGCACGTTTACCAAAGAAGTTGATCCGCACAATCCGTTATCGTGGCCGCCTTCCGGCCGCCTGCTGCCCTTATCTACCAACAACCGCCACAAAGCCGATTCATACGGCCTGTTTGTACAAAACATTTTTTCCGTTACCCCCGATATCAAACTGGTGGCGGGCGGCCGTTACGACAGCTATAAAATCAACAGCAGTTTTATCGACAACAGCAGCCACCGCTACCGCAACCACACGTTCAGCCCCAATTTGGGTGCCGTTTGGAACCTTACTCCCGCCCACACCCTTTACGCAGGCTACAACAAGGGCTTTTCGCCGCTGGGCGGGCGCACTTATCTGGGGTTGAGTTCGGCAGACGAAAAAGCCAATTCCAATATTTCTCCCGAATTTTCCAAACAATACGAAGCGGGCATCAAAAGTTCTTGGCTCGACAACCGCCTGAGCACCACCTTGGCGGCTTATCAAATCGAACGCTACAACATCCGCTACCGGCCCGACCCCGTCAATTCGCCTTACAGTTGGGCGGTTAGCGGCAAGCACCGTTCGCGCGGCGTTGAACTGGGTGCGCTCGGCCAAATCGCCCCCAAATGGTATCTGCGCGGTTCAATCGGCGTCATGCAGGCCAAAGTGGTTGAAGACACGCAAAACCCGCAGCGGGTCGGCCGCCATTTGAACAACACCAGCAACATCACCGGCAATCTGTTCGTGCGCTACACCCCCACGCAAAACTTCTACGGCGAACTCGGCGTTACCGGCACCGGCAGACGCTACTACTATGCCAACAACACCGAGGCCCATATCCCCGGTTTCGCCCGAGTTGATGCGCTGGCAGGCTGGAACCGCAAAAACCTCAATTTCACACTGGCTGTTAACAATCTGCTCAACCAGAAATACTGGCGTTCCGATGCCATGCCCGGTGCACCGCGCGGCGTAACGGCACGGGTGAATTACCGCTTTTAA
- the tal gene encoding transaldolase has product MTILSDVKALGQQIWLDNLSRSLIQSGELAEMLQKGVCGVTSNPAIFQKAFAGDPLYADEIAALKQQDLTPKQRYETLAIADVQAACDVCLPEFEQSGGKTGFVSLEVAPDLSHDAEGTVAEAKRLHAAINRPNVMIKVPTTDAGVAALEQLVSDGISINLTLLFSRKQTLKAYAAYVKGIEGRLKAGKPVDHIQVVASFFISRIDNALDATLPEHLQGKTAIALAKAAYQDWQDFFGGEPFAALKAQGANPVQLLWASTGVKNPAYPDTLYVDSLIGPNTVNTVPDATLKAFIDHGTAKPTLTEGTAEAAAQLAEVEKLGIDVEALATRLQEDGLKQFEDAFEKLLEPLA; this is encoded by the coding sequence ATGACTATTTTATCGGACGTTAAAGCATTAGGCCAACAAATCTGGCTCGACAACTTATCGCGCTCGCTGATTCAAAGCGGCGAGCTGGCCGAAATGCTGCAAAAAGGCGTATGCGGCGTCACCTCCAACCCCGCCATCTTCCAAAAAGCCTTTGCGGGCGACCCCCTGTATGCAGACGAAATTGCCGCGCTCAAACAACAAGACCTCACCCCCAAACAACGCTACGAAACCCTCGCCATTGCCGACGTGCAGGCCGCTTGCGACGTGTGCCTGCCCGAATTTGAACAAAGCGGCGGCAAAACCGGTTTTGTCAGCCTCGAAGTTGCCCCCGACTTATCGCACGATGCAGAAGGCACGGTAGCCGAAGCCAAACGCCTGCATGCCGCCATCAACCGCCCCAACGTAATGATCAAAGTGCCCACCACCGATGCAGGCGTAGCCGCATTGGAGCAGTTGGTTTCAGACGGCATCAGCATCAACCTGACCCTGCTGTTCTCGCGCAAACAAACCCTGAAAGCCTATGCAGCCTATGTGAAAGGCATTGAAGGCCGTCTGAAAGCAGGCAAGCCGGTTGACCATATCCAAGTAGTGGCCAGCTTCTTTATTTCGCGTATCGACAACGCGCTGGATGCCACCCTGCCCGAACATCTGCAAGGCAAAACCGCCATTGCGCTCGCCAAAGCCGCTTATCAGGATTGGCAGGATTTCTTCGGCGGCGAACCGTTTGCCGCACTGAAAGCACAAGGTGCCAACCCCGTGCAGCTTTTGTGGGCATCCACCGGCGTGAAAAACCCCGCTTACCCCGACACATTGTATGTGGACAGCTTAATCGGCCCCAACACCGTCAACACCGTGCCCGATGCCACCTTAAAAGCCTTTATCGACCACGGCACGGCCAAACCGACCCTTACCGAAGGCACTGCGGAAGCAGCGGCGCAACTGGCCGAAGTGGAAAAACTGGGCATCGACGTAGAAGCTCTCGCCACCCGCTTGCAGGAAGACGGTTTGAAACAGTTTGAAGACGCATTTGAAAAACTGCTGGAACCGTTGGCATAA
- a CDS encoding KpsF/GutQ family sugar-phosphate isomerase, giving the protein MSNQAQYLHWARDVLRIEAESLNEISAELDSSFAEAAETILHCQGRVVIMGMGKSGHIGRKMAATMASTGTPAFFVHPAEAAHGDLGMIVDGDVVLAISNSGESDEITAIIPALKRKNITLICITAKPRSTMARHADIHITASVSHEACPLGLAPTSSTTAVMALGDALAVVLLKAREFTPDDFALSHPAGSLGKRLLLRVSDIMHSGESLPAVTDGTLLKDAIVRMSEKGLGMLAVTDEEGRLKGVFTDGDLRRLFQQRDNFAGLTVNDIMHANPKTITADKLATEALKHMQQHHINGLLVVKEGDVLVGALNMHDMLKARIV; this is encoded by the coding sequence ATGTCGAATCAAGCACAATATCTGCATTGGGCGCGCGACGTATTGCGCATTGAAGCCGAAAGTCTGAACGAAATTTCCGCCGAACTTGACAGCAGTTTCGCCGAAGCTGCCGAAACCATTTTGCATTGCCAAGGCCGTGTGGTGATTATGGGCATGGGCAAATCGGGGCATATCGGGCGCAAGATGGCCGCTACCATGGCTTCTACCGGCACGCCGGCTTTTTTTGTGCACCCCGCCGAAGCCGCGCACGGCGATTTGGGTATGATTGTCGACGGCGATGTGGTGCTGGCGATTTCCAATTCGGGAGAAAGCGACGAAATCACCGCCATTATTCCCGCCCTCAAACGTAAAAACATCACGCTCATCTGCATCACCGCCAAACCCCGCTCCACCATGGCGCGCCATGCCGATATCCACATTACCGCCTCCGTATCGCACGAAGCCTGCCCGCTCGGTTTGGCACCCACTTCCAGCACCACGGCCGTGATGGCTTTGGGCGACGCTCTGGCCGTGGTGTTGCTTAAAGCACGCGAGTTCACGCCCGACGACTTTGCCCTCAGCCACCCCGCCGGCAGCCTCGGCAAACGGCTGCTGCTGCGCGTGTCCGACATCATGCACAGCGGCGAATCGCTGCCTGCTGTGACCGACGGCACGTTGCTGAAAGACGCCATCGTGCGTATGAGTGAAAAAGGCTTGGGCATGTTGGCCGTTACCGATGAAGAAGGCCGTCTGAAAGGCGTATTTACCGATGGCGACCTGCGCCGCCTGTTCCAGCAGCGCGACAACTTCGCGGGTTTGACGGTAAACGACATCATGCACGCCAACCCCAAAACCATCACTGCCGACAAACTCGCCACCGAAGCCTTGAAACACATGCAGCAACACCACATCAACGGCCTGTTGGTGGTGAAGGAAGGCGATGTTTTGGTCGGTGCGCTGAATATGCACGATATGTTGAAAGCAAGGATTGTATAG
- a CDS encoding nuclease-related domain-containing protein produces the protein MENMIINAFFGGLGSAIQAVWWVIPFLLLLAFLKSPLFKGWFGEKIVRSRLDNHLDESLYRPYHDLIIPFNGTSTQIDHVYVSPYGIFVVETKNYSGWIFGSARQAKWTQVVYKKKSSFQNPLRQNYAHIKALSELLDLPEQKFHSVIVFLGGCEFKTDMPPNVCYPGQAQMYIEGFQTAILNQQELDRVCGILESQKYSATYESRKAHVRDIKRKYG, from the coding sequence ATGGAAAATATGATTATTAACGCCTTTTTTGGCGGATTGGGGAGCGCAATTCAGGCTGTTTGGTGGGTTATTCCGTTTTTATTGTTATTGGCTTTTTTAAAAAGCCCATTATTTAAAGGCTGGTTTGGCGAAAAAATTGTCCGGAGCCGATTGGATAATCATCTCGATGAAAGCCTTTACCGTCCTTATCATGACCTGATCATTCCTTTTAACGGAACAAGCACGCAAATTGACCATGTTTACGTTTCACCTTATGGTATTTTTGTAGTAGAAACAAAAAATTATTCAGGCTGGATTTTTGGCAGCGCGCGCCAAGCAAAATGGACCCAAGTTGTTTATAAAAAGAAAAGCTCGTTTCAAAACCCTTTGCGTCAGAATTATGCGCATATTAAGGCTTTGTCGGAGCTACTGGATTTACCTGAACAGAAATTTCATTCGGTTATCGTATTTTTAGGCGGGTGTGAATTTAAAACCGACATGCCACCTAATGTGTGCTATCCCGGTCAGGCTCAAATGTATATAGAAGGTTTTCAGACGGCCATATTAAACCAACAAGAGTTAGATAGGGTTTGTGGGATTTTAGAAAGCCAAAAATATTCGGCAACATATGAAAGCCGCAAAGCACATGTGCGCGATATTAAAAGAAAATACGGTTGA
- a CDS encoding KdsC family phosphatase yields MHNLTPEIQARAAKIKLLIMDVDGVLTDGRIFIRDNGEEIKSFHTLDGHGLKMLQAGGVQTAIITGRDAPSVGVRVQQLGINHYYKGIHDKRAAYADLREKAGVEEHECAFIGDDVVDLPVMVRCGLPVAVPEAHWFTLQHAAYVTRKSAGNGAVRELCDLIMQAQGTLEAALQEYVK; encoded by the coding sequence ATGCACAACCTTACCCCCGAAATCCAAGCCCGTGCCGCCAAAATCAAACTGTTGATTATGGACGTGGACGGCGTGCTGACCGACGGACGCATTTTTATCCGCGACAACGGCGAAGAAATCAAATCGTTCCACACGCTCGACGGCCACGGTTTGAAAATGCTTCAGGCCGGCGGCGTTCAGACGGCCATTATTACCGGCCGCGACGCACCATCGGTGGGCGTGCGTGTCCAACAGCTCGGCATCAACCACTACTATAAAGGCATACACGACAAACGCGCCGCCTATGCTGATTTGCGCGAAAAAGCGGGCGTAGAAGAACACGAGTGCGCCTTTATCGGCGACGACGTGGTCGATCTGCCCGTGATGGTGCGCTGCGGCCTGCCCGTAGCCGTGCCCGAAGCACATTGGTTTACCTTGCAGCATGCCGCTTACGTTACCCGAAAAAGCGCAGGCAACGGTGCGGTGCGCGAATTGTGCGACCTGATTATGCAGGCTCAAGGCACGTTGGAGGCGGCGTTACAGGAGTATGTGAAATGA
- the lptC gene encoding LPS export ABC transporter periplasmic protein LptC produces the protein MSGRWRYGWMFPLVLAVGLGGLSAWLGRISQVDIEEAALNPNEPQYAMEGIDGRRFDEQGRLKENLSAEYAWQLPKSDDVVFERPQLALYNGGRLIYKVESREARYNTETRIVRFEQDVLLTKSAEAQRPSAVLKTASLTINTQTETAETKAPVEYRYGESHGTANGLVYDHKKGLLNLPSRVKAIIYDPKNL, from the coding sequence ATGAGCGGCAGATGGCGTTACGGCTGGATGTTTCCGCTGGTGTTGGCCGTGGGGTTGGGCGGTCTTTCCGCCTGGTTGGGGCGAATCAGCCAAGTGGATATCGAAGAGGCCGCGTTAAACCCCAACGAACCGCAATACGCTATGGAAGGCATAGACGGCAGGCGTTTCGACGAACAAGGCCGTCTGAAAGAAAACCTCAGTGCCGAATATGCCTGGCAGCTGCCCAAAAGCGACGATGTGGTGTTTGAACGGCCGCAACTTGCGCTGTATAACGGCGGCAGGCTGATTTACAAGGTTGAAAGCCGGGAGGCCCGCTACAACACCGAAACCCGTATCGTCCGGTTTGAGCAAGACGTGTTGCTGACCAAATCCGCCGAAGCCCAACGCCCGTCCGCCGTCTTGAAAACCGCCAGCTTAACCATAAATACGCAAACAGAAACCGCCGAGACCAAAGCCCCCGTCGAATACCGCTACGGCGAGTCGCACGGCACGGCCAACGGCTTGGTTTATGACCATAAAAAAGGGTTGTTGAATCTGCCCTCACGCGTGAAAGCCATCATCTATGACCCGAAAAACCTTTAA
- the lptA gene encoding lipopolysaccharide transport periplasmic protein LptA, whose translation MTRKTFNAAILAVLAVTAPAYALQSDSKQPIQIEADQGSLDQANQVTTFSGNVIIKQGSLNIRAGSVKVSRNDKGEQFMSASGSPVRFGQTLDGGKGTVNGQANNVEYSSATGVVKLTGNARVQRGGDLAEGASITYNTRTEVYTVHGSKAAGGKGGKRVTVIIQPSSAQSGKK comes from the coding sequence ATGACCCGAAAAACCTTTAATGCCGCCATTTTGGCCGTGCTGGCCGTAACCGCGCCCGCCTACGCCCTGCAAAGCGACAGCAAACAGCCGATTCAGATCGAAGCCGACCAAGGCTCGCTCGATCAGGCCAACCAAGTAACCACTTTCAGCGGCAACGTCATCATCAAACAAGGCTCGCTGAATATCCGCGCCGGCAGCGTGAAAGTATCGCGTAACGACAAAGGCGAGCAGTTTATGTCTGCTTCAGGCAGCCCCGTGCGCTTCGGCCAAACGCTCGACGGCGGCAAAGGCACGGTTAACGGGCAGGCCAACAACGTCGAATATTCCTCCGCCACCGGCGTGGTGAAACTCACCGGTAACGCCAGAGTGCAGCGCGGCGGCGACTTGGCCGAAGGCGCGTCTATCACTTATAACACCCGCACCGAAGTCTATACCGTGCACGGCAGCAAAGCCGCAGGCGGTAAAGGCGGCAAACGCGTAACCGTGATCATCCAGCCTTCTTCCGCCCAATCGGGTAAAAAATAG
- the lptB gene encoding LPS export ABC transporter ATP-binding protein, producing the protein MTEQSRLNVQNLQKSFKKRQVVKNFSLDIESGEVVGLLGPNGAGKTTSFYMIVGLIAADAGSVMLDGQEIRHLPIHERARLGLGYLPQEASIFRKMTVEQNIRAILEISLKDKNRIDSELEKLLADLNIERLRNNPAPSLSGGERRRVEIARVLAMQPRFILLDEPFAGVDPIAVIDIQKIIEFLKTRGIGVLITDHNVRETLRICDRAYIISEGAVLASGHPQELVNNEQVRAVYLGENFNY; encoded by the coding sequence ATGACCGAGCAAAGCCGCTTAAACGTACAAAACCTGCAAAAAAGTTTCAAAAAACGCCAAGTCGTTAAAAACTTTTCGCTCGACATCGAAAGCGGCGAAGTCGTCGGCCTGCTCGGCCCCAACGGCGCAGGCAAAACCACCAGCTTTTATATGATAGTGGGCCTGATTGCCGCCGATGCCGGCAGCGTGATGCTCGACGGACAGGAAATCCGCCATCTGCCCATACACGAGCGCGCCCGCTTAGGATTGGGCTACCTGCCGCAAGAAGCCTCGATTTTCCGCAAGATGACGGTAGAGCAAAACATCCGCGCCATCTTGGAAATTAGCCTGAAAGACAAAAACCGGATCGATAGCGAGTTGGAAAAACTGCTGGCCGATCTCAACATCGAACGCCTGCGCAACAACCCCGCACCGTCGCTTTCGGGAGGAGAACGCCGCCGCGTCGAAATCGCCCGCGTACTCGCCATGCAGCCGCGCTTTATCCTGCTCGACGAACCCTTTGCAGGCGTTGACCCGATTGCCGTGATCGATATTCAGAAAATCATCGAATTTCTCAAAACACGCGGCATCGGCGTATTGATTACCGACCATAATGTGCGAGAAACCCTGCGTATCTGCGACCGCGCCTACATCATCAGTGAAGGCGCTGTGCTGGCATCCGGCCATCCCCAAGAGTTGGTCAACAACGAGCAGGTGAGGGCAGTTTATTTGGGCGAAAACTTTAATTATTAA
- the rpoN gene encoding RNA polymerase factor sigma-54 yields MSQNLGLKLKQTQQLNQHLQQSLRILQMSGLELEREVDDWLQDNPLLERAESSEDESGDNEFTQVSAALPKGKQVGGEDAEDVWATIAEEDDFNAFLHKQVCEHPMSGQEAARVHILIDFLDDQGYFTDSLSDVLDHTPLEWMLEENDLQEALDLLQTFDPPGVGAANLAESLMLQLMRLPASPARQLAARIIHIGLDDLGRSRQQNIARFRKQFPEADAETLQTALDLIGKLNPYPAYGFASAEPTAYVQPDVWVKETKSGWTVAGNEQAWPKVRINSEYCQLLKEAGEISPEWKEKLSEARQKIDSLELRKSTVLRLAEYIVEKQEDFFVFGEIGLTPMLIKDAASELGVAESTVSRAVNHKYLSCPRGVFALRYFFTQAVSAEDGEGVSQSAVKAVIAQLIEGENKLKPYSDEALSSLLKQQGIDIARRTVAKYREALNIPSAHQRKP; encoded by the coding sequence ATGAGCCAAAATCTCGGACTAAAACTCAAACAAACCCAGCAGCTCAACCAGCATCTGCAACAATCGTTGCGCATACTGCAAATGTCGGGCTTGGAGCTTGAGCGCGAAGTGGACGACTGGCTTCAAGACAACCCGCTGCTGGAACGTGCCGAAAGCAGCGAAGACGAAAGCGGCGACAACGAATTTACCCAAGTTTCCGCCGCCCTGCCCAAAGGCAAACAAGTGGGCGGCGAAGATGCCGAAGACGTGTGGGCGACCATTGCCGAAGAAGACGATTTCAACGCCTTTTTGCACAAACAGGTGTGCGAACACCCCATGAGCGGGCAAGAAGCCGCCCGCGTACATATCCTGATTGATTTTCTTGATGACCAAGGCTACTTCACCGACAGCCTGAGCGATGTTCTCGACCATACCCCTTTGGAATGGATGCTCGAAGAAAACGACCTCCAAGAAGCACTCGACCTGCTGCAAACCTTCGACCCACCCGGTGTCGGTGCAGCCAATCTGGCCGAATCGCTGATGCTCCAACTTATGCGCCTACCGGCTTCTCCCGCCCGCCAACTGGCCGCCAGAATCATCCATATCGGTTTGGACGACTTAGGGCGCAGCCGCCAGCAGAATATTGCCCGCTTCCGCAAACAGTTTCCCGAAGCCGATGCCGAAACCCTTCAGACGGCCTTAGACCTGATCGGCAAACTCAATCCTTATCCCGCCTACGGATTTGCCTCGGCCGAACCCACCGCTTATGTTCAGCCCGACGTTTGGGTAAAAGAAACCAAAAGCGGCTGGACGGTAGCCGGAAACGAGCAGGCATGGCCGAAAGTGCGGATCAACAGCGAATACTGCCAACTGCTTAAAGAAGCGGGCGAAATCAGCCCCGAATGGAAAGAAAAACTCAGCGAAGCACGCCAAAAAATAGACAGTTTGGAACTGCGCAAAAGCACCGTGCTGCGGCTGGCAGAATATATCGTCGAAAAACAGGAAGATTTTTTCGTGTTCGGCGAAATCGGCCTGACCCCCATGCTGATTAAAGATGCCGCCTCCGAATTAGGCGTGGCCGAAAGCACCGTATCCCGTGCCGTCAACCACAAATATTTGTCTTGCCCGCGCGGTGTGTTTGCGTTACGCTATTTTTTCACGCAGGCCGTATCCGCCGAAGACGGAGAAGGCGTGAGCCAAAGCGCAGTTAAGGCCGTGATTGCCCAGCTGATCGAAGGGGAAAACAAGCTCAAACCCTATTCGGACGAAGCCTTAAGCAGCCTGCTCAAACAACAGGGTATCGACATCGCACGGCGCACCGTAGCCAAATACCGTGAGGCCTTGAATATTCCGAGCGCGCACCAACGTAAACCCTAA
- the hpf gene encoding ribosome hibernation-promoting factor, HPF/YfiA family, translating to MNLKITGLNFDVTEAIKNHVTSKLERINRHAANVISVAITLSVEKLNNKAEADVHLAGKDLHVETVESDMYAAIDVLMDKLDRAILKHKEKSNDVRATTKPAAEE from the coding sequence ATGAATCTGAAAATTACCGGCCTGAATTTCGACGTAACCGAAGCCATCAAAAACCACGTTACTTCTAAGCTCGAGCGCATCAACCGCCACGCAGCCAACGTGATTTCGGTGGCGATTACCCTTTCGGTAGAAAAGTTGAACAACAAAGCAGAAGCAGATGTACATCTGGCCGGAAAAGATTTACATGTCGAAACCGTTGAATCCGACATGTATGCCGCCATTGACGTGCTGATGGACAAACTCGACCGCGCCATTTTGAAGCACAAAGAAAAAAGCAACGATGTGCGCGCCACAACCAAACCGGCAGCGGAAGAATAA